AGTGAAATTGTTTCAGGGGCAATTCAGGATTGGGATAGAGGCTTACTCATTGGTCGTAGAACTTTTGGAAAAGGATTAGTACAAAATCAATTTAACTTACCCGATGGTTCGGCCATGCGACTTACCATTGCTCGTTACTATACTCCTGTAGGACGTAGTATTCAAAAGCCTTATGACGGCAAAATTGAAAATTACTACAAAGATTTAAATACACGTTTCAAACACGGTGAATTGACAAATGCCGATAGTATTAAGTTTCCTGATTCGTTAAAATATTCCACACCAAATAAGAAAATTGTTTACGGAGGCGGTGGCATTATGCCGGATATTTTTATTCCTATCGACACTTCTAAATCTTCAGCCTACTATACCAACCTTATCCGCAAAGGAATTTTAAATCAATTTGTACTCTCGTATCTCGATCGTAATCGCAAAGACTTATTTGCCAAGTATCCAACTTTTGACGAATACAAAAAGAATTTCGTAGTAACTAATGAAATGATGAATGCATTGATTGCCGCAGCCGAGAAGGAAAAAATCAAGAAAGACGATAAAGGGCTAGCGGTATCAGGTGATGTTATAAAGCTTCAAATAAAAGCATTATTAGCGCGAGATTTATGGAAAAACGACAGCTATTTTGAAGTCATCAACGAAATAAATGATGCCTATCAAAAAGCGCTGGAAGTGTTTAAAAACGACACCTTTAAAAAGTACAAGATAAATTCTTATTAAGCCTATTAAAATGGCAATAGCTCAAATCAACTTGTTACCAAACTATAATGCATGAGAATAACGTTCGGTAAATTATTGCTTTCAATATTGTTGCTTGTTCAGACTTTCAACGGATGTAAAGTAGATGCGCCGGTTATCGATTTGGAAGGTAGTGGATATCCGGAAGAGGTTGGAAAAATTGTGCTTACTAAATGTGCCATAAGCGGCTGCCATAACAATAAAAGCAAGGATGGGGCTGCCGGATTATCCCTGCTCACTTGGGAAAATCTTTTTGAAGGCACGCGAAATGGCGCTGCAGTTATACCTTATGCGCACACTCAAAGCACATTTTTTTTATTTACCAATACTTATCCCGACCAAGGTCCAAGTGTCACTCCTACAATGCCAATTGGTGCCGACCCGCTAAGCAACGACCAAATTACACTACTAAAAAATTGGATTTCTTCCGGGGCTCCGGATAAAAACGGATTTGTAAAATTCTCGGATAATCTCAATCGTAAAAAAATATATGTTACCAATCAAGGTTGTGATGCGGTTACTGTTTTTGATGCAGAAACAGGATTGCCGATGCGTTATGTTCAGGTTGGGCACACACCTTTAAATGAAGCTCCACATTCCGTGCGGGTTTCACCCGATGGACAATACTGGTATGTATCGTTTATTAATGGCTCCTATATGCAAAAATTTAGAACCAGCGACGATACCTTTGCAGGCGAAATATTTATTGGGTTTGGCAGTTGGAATACCTTTGCAATTACCAACGATTCCAAATATGCATACATTGCCGATTGGAATTCAAACGGAAATATTTTTTATGTTGACCTTGAGAATCTAAGCATTAAGAAAAAATATTCAGGGAGTGGCTTGCTTGTTTTTCCGCATGGCACCAATCTCAATCAATCCAATAATTTTTTATATGCAACAGCACAATACGGAAACTATATTTATAAAATAAATGTAAGCAATCCACTAATTCCGGATGTAAATGAAGTAATTATGAACGGTGCGCCGCAAATTACTACTTCGCCACATGTGCTCGATCCGCACGAAATTGCCTTTTGTCCTGATTATAGCAAGTATTATGTAACTTGCCAATTTACTAATGAAGTGAGGGTTTTTAACGCAGCAAACGATTCATTGATTGCGAAAATTGGGACTGGCTCCTTTCCTCAGGAAATGAGTTTTTCAAAAAATTATCCTTACCTATTTGTAACATGTCCCGAAGACTCTGTAAACTTTCCCGGAAAACGAGGTTCAGTTGCCATAATCAACTATCAAACAAATACTCTTATAAAATCAGTCTTCACCAGTTGGCAGCCACATGGTGTTGCTGTGGATGACGATCGCAATTTAGTATACATTGCTAATAGAAATGTAAACCTCGCCGGACCCGCACCACACCACAGTTCTGATTGTGGTGGGCGCAATGGAAGTGTCTCTACCATCGATTTATCTACCTTACTTGTATCCGATAAAAAAACAGAAGTATCAGTAGATCCCTATTCTGTTGCCTATAAAAAGTAATGCAATCCTCCCGAATTATTTTGTTTGACGGTTATTGCAATTTGTGCAGCAGTTCAGTTCAATTTATTGTGAGACATGATCCCAATGCCAAATTCAAATTTTGTTCGTTGCAATCCGAATCCGCAAAAAAATTAATACGCCAATTCGCTATTCCCTATCAAAACTTAGAAAGCATAGTTTTAATTGAAGAAAATAAATTTTACTTTAAATCAGATGCGGCATTAAGAATAACAAAACAATTAAAATTTCCAATTTCAATGCTTACAATTTTCACTCTCCTTCCCAAGTTTTTTCGTGATGGGATTTACAACTGGATTGCAAAAAACAGGTACCGCTGGTTTGGAAAGAAAATGGAATGTATGCTACCCGATAATTCCCTTTTAGAAAGATTTATTTGAGGAAAGTCATTTGTAAAATGGATTAGCTAACTAAATTTCAAGCCCAGCGAAATCAAGCTAAGTAGGGTAATCTAAGACCACAATTTGCTGTTTGTAATTAATAACAGCATTATACATTTTTAAAATATCACCTCCCAAAACACCATCAAGCGGTTTGTAATTCAGCTTCACATAGGTTTCATTTACATGACTTAAGTCAAGCAAAAAGATTTCTGCATTATTCAAAATCAAATCGCCCAGCTTCATCCTTTTTAGCTCAATAGTATGGCTTTGCATGGAGTTTGTGCCCAAACCTGTACTTATTTGATCATTCGCAACCATCGTTTTTACAGAAGCAAATTTTTGAATGCGATTGGTATCAAAAACTGTTTTTGAAGCACCCGTATCCACTAACAAATTGGCAACTCTCCCATTAATCAATGCCTTCACAAAAATGTGGTAACCTTGCTCATCCACATGCACTAACTTTAAAGGTATTCTTGTTCTTTTCATTTGAATAAAAAAAAGACCGCCCCCATGCTAGAAGCGGTCTTACTATAATTATTATTGGGTATTAAATTGTTTTTAATACATCATTCATACTGCGTACTGCATCAGCCGATTTGTTAAAAGCAGCTTGCTCTTCCGCATTTAATTTGTAATCCACAATTTTCTCAAAACCATTTTTACCAATTACTACCGGCACTCCCATACAAATGTCTTTTTGACCATACTCACCGTCTAATGCAACACAACAAGTAAATAGTTTTTTCTCATCGCGCACAATACTTTCAACCAATGCAGCTCCCGCAGCTCCAGGAGCATACCATGCACTAGTGCCTATTAACTTCGTTAAAGTTGCTCCTCCCACCATAGTATCGGCAACAATTTGTTTTTGTTGATCCTCCGATAACAGTTGACTTACAGGAACCGAATTCCACGTTGCATAACGGATTAATGGAATCATGGTAGTATCGCCGTGTCCACCTATTACAGTAGCATTCAAATCAGATGGAGAGCAATTTAAGGCTGCGCTCAAATAGCATTTAAACCGAGCGCTATCTAATATTCCGCCCATTCCAATAATTCTGTTTTTAGGCAATTTACTGCTGGTCAAAGCCAGATAGGTCATCGTATCCATAGGATTTGAAATCACGATGATGATGGCATTGGGAGAATGCTTTAAAATATTTTCGGTAACTCCTTTAACAATATTTGCATTGGTTCCAATTAGTTCCTCACGTGTCATCCCTGGTTTACGCGGAATACCGGAGGTAATTACCACCACATCGCTACCTGCTGTCTTGGAATAATCGTTTGTACTACCTGTAATTTTGGTATCAAACCCGAGCAAAGCAGCGGTTTGTGTCATGTCTAACGCCTTCCCTTCAGCTAATCCTTCTTTAATGTCAAGTATCACTAATTCCTGACAAAGTTCTTTACGGGCTATGTTATCGGCACATGTTGCTCCAACAGCCCCTGCTCCTACTACAGTTATTTTCATTTTTATATGTTTTTTAATTTTATTTAATATCGTTGCGAAAATAGAAATTAGACAGCATATAATAAATGATTGTTTACTTAATCTTTTTTATTTAATTTAGCACGAAAATCAATTTTTAACCCAAAATTTGATGATTCATAGTTCAAACAAAATCTTTTTGTTTTTTTTCTTGGCTATCTCAATACATGCCATAAAGCTTAAAAGCCAGACGCTGCCGGACTCTGCAGATTGTATTAATGCTGTACCAATTTGCACTAATTTCTATTCCTGTCCTACACAAGCAAATGGTATGGGCTTGTTTCCAAACGAAATTAATTCATCTAATTCTTGTTTGGGGAGTGGCGAAAAAAATGGATGTTGGTATACCTTTACTGTGCAAACGAGTGGTAATTTAAATTTTACAATTACTCCCATAAACAATGACGATTACGATTGGGCTCTTTACAATATGACCAATGCAATATGCTCACAAATTTATAATAACGCTGCTCTAGAAGTTAGTTGTAATTACGACGGTGCTCCAGGTCCAACTGGACCTAATGGATTACCCGGACCTCAAAATGAGCCCCCTGTTCCAGTGCTAGCAGGACAAACCTATGTTCTTTATATTTCACATTTTACAACA
This portion of the Bacteroidota bacterium genome encodes:
- the mdh gene encoding malate dehydrogenase; amino-acid sequence: MKITVVGAGAVGATCADNIARKELCQELVILDIKEGLAEGKALDMTQTAALLGFDTKITGSTNDYSKTAGSDVVVITSGIPRKPGMTREELIGTNANIVKGVTENILKHSPNAIIIVISNPMDTMTYLALTSSKLPKNRIIGMGGILDSARFKCYLSAALNCSPSDLNATVIGGHGDTTMIPLIRYATWNSVPVSQLLSEDQQKQIVADTMVGGATLTKLIGTSAWYAPGAAGAALVESIVRDEKKLFTCCVALDGEYGQKDICMGVPVVIGKNGFEKIVDYKLNAEEQAAFNKSADAVRSMNDVLKTI
- a CDS encoding YncE family protein, producing the protein MRITFGKLLLSILLLVQTFNGCKVDAPVIDLEGSGYPEEVGKIVLTKCAISGCHNNKSKDGAAGLSLLTWENLFEGTRNGAAVIPYAHTQSTFFLFTNTYPDQGPSVTPTMPIGADPLSNDQITLLKNWISSGAPDKNGFVKFSDNLNRKKIYVTNQGCDAVTVFDAETGLPMRYVQVGHTPLNEAPHSVRVSPDGQYWYVSFINGSYMQKFRTSDDTFAGEIFIGFGSWNTFAITNDSKYAYIADWNSNGNIFYVDLENLSIKKKYSGSGLLVFPHGTNLNQSNNFLYATAQYGNYIYKINVSNPLIPDVNEVIMNGAPQITTSPHVLDPHEIAFCPDYSKYYVTCQFTNEVRVFNAANDSLIAKIGTGSFPQEMSFSKNYPYLFVTCPEDSVNFPGKRGSVAIINYQTNTLIKSVFTSWQPHGVAVDDDRNLVYIANRNVNLAGPAPHHSSDCGGRNGSVSTIDLSTLLVSDKKTEVSVDPYSVAYKK
- a CDS encoding DUF393 domain-containing protein; this translates as MQSSRIILFDGYCNLCSSSVQFIVRHDPNAKFKFCSLQSESAKKLIRQFAIPYQNLESIVLIEENKFYFKSDAALRITKQLKFPISMLTIFTLLPKFFRDGIYNWIAKNRYRWFGKKMECMLPDNSLLERFI
- a CDS encoding clan AA aspartic protease, with the translated sequence MKRTRIPLKLVHVDEQGYHIFVKALINGRVANLLVDTGASKTVFDTNRIQKFASVKTMVANDQISTGLGTNSMQSHTIELKRMKLGDLILNNAEIFLLDLSHVNETYVKLNYKPLDGVLGGDILKMYNAVINYKQQIVVLDYPT